The genomic interval ttcctatcattcaaattccagccatgcagaaaaatggaagagtgcatgtttgaggagtgCTGAAGAATGCTATGGAGATTGCGTTACTTGCAAAGaatttagacaagatatcctttatagtgcaacaaaaagaaacatattctccagtgcatcattactacatatgatgctgaaaggaaagtggacctaggacaaatcctcagctatgaactgattaatgtccctgtagctattgcagatagcgatggttatttgtgaagtggaaataagtctatcctcactcagtctagcaatgtggaatgtccagtagtgatcactgcaaaaactgctcattcaacactggtaatagatgctcaagatctagttatgtctttaggacacccatctgactgcagcacatttaagaagtatgcaggaaagtttgtgAGAAACTTTCGTattggtatttgttatgtggtagcaaatgatgttAACTATCAAAGGAATAGACCTAATGAATGgacacagatattgcaacagataaaGGTGTAGGCCTCTGattaagacctgagtggttgaaacATACTGCACTGTCTGGGAGCTAAGAAGACTttctttttccctttgcaactgtcaaagaaatcccataaacacgggaaggcctagggtagcctacatcagatggcctaaagattaggctcttctgcatagcattacGTGATTtacatgcagtaatttgaacactgaccttgatctagcctactttggctatttaaaggtaaactatgcagcaTTGGCatattccttactgttttctaggtttttgcttctttttcgctggctctgtcatgacgagtgtctgagaaactccatcgcttcctttttctagccggtgcctggcgtgtatgtgtaggcctatttgaatgcagtaaagcaattcgttacactcgttatacttcctgacactgaggccgtcggcccgccggcccacagttgcaagggtggtttttccgctcacaggcggtagggggaagcgagacggccaccattcaacccgaaaaaagtcatataaccattccaatgactctgaagctgttaaattaaGGTAAATGAAGCTAAAAAACGTGcacattaagctaaaaaactgcatagtgtgcctttaaaggtgccatgtgtagaattgaggtaaaaatatccgaaaaaaaagaatgagaagaaataagggcgatagtgtcattaaaaaaaatgacaaggtatagtcctgcagagatatcaacctgaattagcatgctaaattactagccacagccatAGGTGTCATAATAcaagtttcggccatgggaggcggtatgcgggcaacataaccgccagctaAACTGCAATAGgctacacgtgtctcggttgttactctagggtagaccaactcactttctggaggtacaCTGCCATTACTGCCCCttccatcttttatggaatgtggagtatgaattgtttttttggcagatattacacatggcacctttaaaggtaatttattgccaaaacaccacacaatataaatgagctataacaaacaataaaggacttaatcacacacaaactactattttactgactacaaaaataataattatgtagtttagaagtttaaaacccagagttgaccaaaagtgcaccaaattcaacacaaatgactcaatacacttggaggaggcctgcgtcctttcttttccagatattttaggatttggatatcgtttcagtatcgagtatcaagatatttatggcatcgtgtcaaagtcataattttggtatcgtgacaacactatatGCCAGAGCCACTGTTTTCTAGAAGTCAAGgatcggaggctctaccaccaacaagtgatgcttctcaatggcatattagaagagcacattatcaagctctatggaggcaagcacacataccaaatccagtgttgtcggttgttgctgacggtagatgcagttctgcattaggcttgTTCAAgctatctaagttcatatgtagcctactgtaggatatattctgagttgaaggttatctgtgcaacttgttattgtgatgaaatacATTGAACACCACatgagtgactcactatgttagcaatagaAATATggtgttttgattagaatttccgagtttattacatgttaactgtaatcatgttcccattaaatacgttaataaaatatagcatggcttctttaatgctcCAACATGTATTTAGataacacttttatttggttttagtgattagcCTACTTttgaaataaacccaatttagggaaaaataagcacaaaaaaatcgctattttatgttaaaatgctgattatgcagCTTAAAACTCataattgagcttggtaaacaaaatattcagaatcagcaccctcaaattaggtaagaaggatggtttaccaacttttcctcaaatttgccgtcagaagttctcttctgtgaagctgctctccctctaacaGGCCAAAACAAACATTCTTATGAACAACTGGGTCAGACAATTAAATCTACCTAGACAACgtgtcattttctttctttctttatattATTCACTTATTTAAACTGGCGATGATAGGCCTATACAGTGCCTTCCGAAATGACACTATAAGGAAGGACTGCCACTTGAGATTTATATTGTATCTTCCTCGTACACAATAGTTGCGTGCACTGACTCAAGGATGACTACAACGTGATGGTCGCTGgatatacatttttaaatagGTCTATGTCATAAAATATGTCATAAAATATGAAACAGTCGCTGGAAAACGGAGACAAAGTAGAGACAACAACGCCAAACACGTTTGTTATGTTGTTTAATATTGTTTGCATTGGATGCCTCATTACTAGTggcattttaaaacattttgtcaACGACAAACATTTAGAAACTGACAGAACCTGGACCGATTCTCCGATAGGCCTACTCCTTTTCGTTTGAGTGAAGTAGGCTGCTACTACTACAATTCCCAGATATCCGAATATAGCGAGTGCGCATGCGCTGTAATGTCAGCTGCCGTGTGGAGACGTGAACATCGGGAAAGCGTCAATAAACTTTATTGGTACCCAAAACAAGGAGGGGAAGTGTGCAGATTGCGGGAGTGAGGGCGCTGTTATGGCGGAGCCGGCGTCTCAGGCCTCCATGCAACCCCGGCTACAGCAGGCTCAGTCTGGTGGGACGTCTGGGTCGAATTCGACCACGGGGTCCGCGTCCGGGAATAATGACCCAGCCAGGCCGGGTCTAAGTCAGCAACAGTGGGCAAGTCAAAAGAAAGCTCAAGTCCGGGCTTTTCCGAGAGCGAAAAAACTTGAAAAACTGGGAGTTTTCTCAGCTTGCAAGGTATGGGAAACGGCTTAATGTTACGTAGTGCTCAATTTAGCTACCTTGGCAAAAATCCGTTTGCGTTTTAATATGTGTGGCAAACGTTTATGTTTTTTAAACAGCATGTATGGATAACATACAGGATCCCTGAAAGATTTAGCAAGCTAGCTGCAATTCTGCCGTGCTAGCATCCATGATTGTTGTGAATGAGTTGGCTAACTAGCTATAGCAGACTAGCTGTTTTATTAGCTAGCTACATTATACTTAAACCAACAACTACATTACCACTAAAACGACTTTCGTGTCAATAACTTGTCTGTGTAATTAATGGCCGTCAAGAAATGGTAACGCTGAACATGTGCACCTTAGTCGGAGGACTGTCAAGGCGAAATGATAATGATCGTCAACTATATGTTTTCTAGCTCGTTTGCTAGCTAGCAGTCACTGCAAAGCTAACAATATTTTGTCGAGAACTTGGGGTATCTGTCTGTTCACGAAACAGATCACGAAAATATTAATTTCTGTTGTTATAGCCTTTTTGTTATGCATTGACAGTGGTGTTGCCGAGTATTGTTTACGAAAGGCAATGTTAAAGTGCACAGTTAACAGGATAACGTTACTCCTTGCACTTTGGCGAATGACCAGTTGGCTTTGTAGTTGCGAGATCTAGTTGATGCACCTGCAACGTCAAAATCAGTTTACgtcgttaatgttaaatactcCCTAAGTAGTAACATTGCAGGTCACAGCGGTGCCTTGAACTTTAAGTGATCCAATAACGCAGAAGCGTAGTCATGACAAACTACTTTCACGACAGGCAAACGATGCTTGCAAGTGCAATGGATGGAAGAATCCTCATCCTCCAACCGCATCTCGGATGGACGTTCAGCAGCAGGCAGCAAGCCTCACGGAGCCATGTCGCAGCTGCAGCCACGCCCTGGGTATCTTTTCAATCTTTCTGCTCATAGTTACAAGCACACACCCCTACAAGTCATCTTCTCAACATGTACAGTCAAAGTTGCTGACTGAGTATATCTAGATAGATATGGTCTACATAATGGGTCTTAGATGTGGAGGATGCAGGAAAGACTTGAAGATTTGAATCTCTCTCTGGCAGTGGATGTTGACATGAATTAACATGCTGCATGTTGGCACACCTGCAGAACTCAGTCATTTTTTATTCTGCCAGGTCATGTCTGGGTTGCACATGGTGGAATCTGTTCGGTGATGGTCTAACATTACTTTTCTCCCTCTGGTGATGCAGCCGACCACGTGTCTCACCTGGAGAACGTCTCTGAGGAGGAGATGAACCGCCTGCTGGGGATGGTGGTTGATGTGGAGAACCTCTTCATGTCTGTGCACAAGGAAGAAGATACAGACACCAAGCAGGTGTACTTTTACCTTTTTAAGGTAATCACACAACACATGCTTCAAACACTTGTCATGATTGTGTTGACGGCTTGTGCTGGGGAAAacgttgactgtgtgtgtacatgtacaacAAGCACCCTTATGAATGGTTGACTCCGCATTAACTGCGGTGAAACCGGGTTGCTGTTTATCTGCTGTACGGTGTAGCAGTGTGTTTTCATTTTGCTTTTTAGCTCTTGAGGAAGTGCATCCTTCAAATGGGGAAGCCCATCGTGGAGGGCTCCCTGGGAAGCCCCCCCTTTGAGAAACCTAATATTGAGCAGGTTTGTATTGTATTGCTTCTTTCTCGTTAATTCTTCTCATGGTGTACTTGgtggttttttttgtgtgcagcACGGTTCTCATTCCCTGCTTGTCACTTTGCTTCTATTCCACGGCCTCAGGGAGTGTTGAACTTTGTGCAGTACAAGTTTAGTCATCTACCCCCCAAGGAGCGCCAGACCATGTTTGAGCTGAGTAAGATGTTTCTGCTCTGCTTAAACTACTGGAAGTTGGAAACCCCGTCCCAGTTCCGGCAGCGAGCCCAGAAAGATGACGGCTCTGCGTATAAAGTGGACTACACCAGGTGCCCCGaggagttttgttttgtttttgtttgcttgttctGTTTGTCAGCTCTTGAGTCTGTTGGTGTTGAATTCTTGGTGTTGCAAAATTGTCCTGTGGCAAAGACATACACTCTGTCTTATATGGCGTACTTCTGTCAGTGCACATTAATGCAGTGTGCAATGTTTGCTTACTTGCATAGTGTGTGAACAGAATAGTGGCGTCTCATAGCCATTGTTATCAGATATTCATTTCCAATGAAATTTGATTGAAAAGATGTTATTTTGACAGAACATGAATGAAAGTGCATTTTAGGGTTGAAACAATTACTCAAGTAACTCAAATAATTTGATTACAAAAAAAATTATCTTGGAAAATTCTCTGCCTTGAAGCTTTGTTTAATTCCTATCACTTGTGTTATGTGGCCTGCTCAGCTAAGGGATTATTGCTTCACAAGGACTGTTATTACTGACACGCACACCACATTCAGAATTAAGTTTATGCGCAatgacggagcaaaaaaaaacatctgtaaAAGGCAGAGAATGTCCAAAGTTTTGAGATCCTTTCAAACTTAGAAAAGAAGACAAGGTGCAATGTGTGCACTGCAAAGCAGAACTGGCGTACCACAACAGCACGTCAACGATGATTCAACATCTGAGCTGAAAGCATCCAGTTGTTAAcaccagtggggtatactatgaatctcgattagtgggttagcgaggtatgttgcgctcaaagccagggtatgctgtgatacgaaagtggatctgttttagtgtcgctatatcaccatggtatcttatgctcgcaactaaacctggtcgggaggaggttatgtgctaagttatagctcaaatcgtgtaatctaccacccactgaccaatcaattgttttgaaaaaacgaagttatctcacgtgtaggattctgtcatatatcttacaggtggagctccgcctctacaaacgctttggatctcgaatgcacTTTAATAGTtttgtgcgtgcaaatatgccactatggacgtgcataccatacatctgatgacaatcgatttatttgatgttataggctagacactaaaaatgaccgcagtgtagattacactatcgctcataaatgcagaagtattttttttttaatataggcGGTCTTGTGTCTCCAtatttcacgattggccaatgtcatcccaacaccgagaacgcgcacagaccTGAGCtcaaagcctagtttgacaaaatcacataactgctatcgtagtatcacttaacgtatagaCGCAGATGCACAAATCTACATAAGAGATATATTATTTTACTTTGAAGTGACTATGGCTAGTTTACAGCATGAcatttgttgtgcatattaacaaattgcacttaattacgcaaaatcattttttttatctcaatTCCAAagagaatcgatagctgcagccctagcgCATTTCATTatttctatttatttgtttctacaCTGGCCCTGAACAGCCCATGCATTCTGATTGGACTCCTGAATAGATTTCACATAGAACAATGTGTTGTGTGGTGGATGTGTTCTGATATAAAATGATACAGATGCATCTTGAGATGGTTATGTCTTCAACATACTTGACTCATCTGTGTGACTATGTCTGTAGCTAGGTTCTCTATCGCTGCTTTTATAGCGGGGTCTACATTGCACTACTTTAGCTTAATGGGGATCGGGGATTAagtacatttttactgtgtgtgaACCCAGAACTGGaatttttaattgtgtgtgtgtgtgggtgcatctgtgtgtttagGTGGCTGTGTTACTGTCACGTCCCTCAGAGTAACGACAGCCTACCGCGGTACGAAACTACTCAGGTGTTCGGCCGCAGCCTGCTGAAGTCGATCTTCACGGTCACCCGGCGGCAGCTGTTGGAGAAGTTCCGCATGGAGAAGGACAAGCTGCCCCCTGAGAAGCGCACCCTCATCCTCACCCACTTCCCCAAGTAAGACGCACAACATCTCCAAAGTTAGCTACAATAGTGGAACGTCATGTGGTACATTCTTTGTACCAGATGCCTCCTCTTATTTGTCTTATGATATGTAAATACattcttttacattttgtttacttCATCTGACTCTTCCACGTGAAGGAACTGTGGAGTGTCCATCATTGTACAGtgtaaatgttaaatatgttataTATGATCATTTGAGTTTTGTAGTATTCTTTGGCTGTGAAGCCACCTGCCATCTAAATGTGGCAATATAATCTGTGATTGTGGGATGTAGGTTCTTGTCCATGCTTGAGGAGGAGATCTACGGCGAGAAGTCTCCTATCTGGGACGCTGATTTCACCATGCCGGCACCTGAGGGGGCACAGCTGGGACATCAGACAGGTGAGACGGCAGGCACAAGCCATCCTGTGCCAACTTGCAGCTTTCTGAAACACTCTCGTTGGTTTgctctttcttttctgtttttggggggggggggcaagcaaTGTAAGATAAATGTTCAGTCCATAGTTCTGGGTTTAGTGGAGCAGTGAGCGATCAAATGCATAGACATAAAAAATGTACATACAAATCCAAAAATCTGATCTGTTTCCTGTCTTTATCATGTGACTGTGCATGTCCATGTCATCTTTAGTGTTGAGTCCTGGGGCTGTCTCAGGATCTCCATCTTTTACCAAGAACCTGAGCAGTGGTGTCTCTTCTCTTGGGAGCATGGGGCTTGACTCTGCTGTGTCTGAACCAATAACAGGTAAGCATCCCCACACCTTAGTTTAACTAATGGTATGCTTCCTCCTTTATTTCTGCTGAACTGCACTTGTACAGCATCACTCTATATGTGATCTAGGTGTGTGATCATAGTATGGCAACAGGACATTGTGGAGGTCACTGATGGTGGGCTTTTTTGTATGCCAACCTGCCCCtcctattttctttctgtctctctctctctcgctctctctctttttctctctctttctctgtcatggTTCAGGAGAGAAGCGTAAGCTTCCTGAGGCGCTGACCCTTGAGGATGCCAAGCGTATCCGGGTCATGGGAGACATCCCCATGGAGCTGGTCAACGAGGTCATGATGACCATCACTGACCCTGCTGCTATGCTCGGgccagaggtacacacacacacacacacacacacacacacacacatatatatacacagctctggaaaaaattaagcaCTGTACATTTTTCTGGTGGCATCCTATGTTTGCtaagtgacattcaaatgagttgacatattatatattacatttacataatgtcatattacattttttctatataaaaaacaaacacatacattcagAAAGTCCATTTATGTTTGTCCATCTCCAGACCAGTCTGCTGTCGGCCAACGCGGCGCGGGACGAGACAGCCCGTCTGGAAGAGCGCCGTGGCATCATCGAGTTCCACGTCATTGGCAACTCACTGTCGCATAAGTCCAGCAAGAAGATCCTCATGTGGCTAGTGGGCCTGCAGAACGTCTTCTCCCACCAGCTGCCCCGCATGCCCAAAGAGTACATCACACGGCTTGTGTTCGACCCGTAAGTGTTCCACCCCATGTCTACAcgctgacctctgacctgtcACTCTGAATCACCAGATGTGCTAATCTGCACTCCTGACACTAAACCAGTCGTGGCTATAAAATTGGATTTCCAtagtctggcacacacacaagctcacctTGACTGGTtcagtcacacatacagtaaacagaATATGACTAAGCCAGAATTTGGATgttatctctcttttttcctggaGTGCATGAGTTGCTATAGCAACTGCTATCAGTGTTCACAACTATCTTGAGTTCTTGTTGTGCTCTGACAATGGCTGCCGGCTGCAAACCCAGCAGTTAGACATAGTTCATTGAGGTCAATCGCTGCTTCAATAGCAGTAGAGCAGCTTGCATGCTTTGTTTGGTGCAATTGAGTACCCACATATTATGttagcacatttatttattgtgttgtaATTTATTGTACCTTCATGAACTGAAACCCAGCAGAGACTCGAGCATTAATTCTGAATGTGAATGCGTGTTGGTTACACTTGCGTTGTGCCATTTTGCTGCCTTCAGGAAGCACAAGACCCTAGCCCTGATCAAAGATGGACGCGTGATCGGAGGGATCTGTTTTCGAATGTTCCCCACTCAGGGATTCACAGAGATTGTCTTTTGTGCGGTCACTTCAAACGAGCAGGTCAAGGTGAggtattcacacactcacacatgacgAGGACACAGTGTTTAAAGTGTTCTAAAGGTTTCCAGTCTGTAAAGGAAAATATTACATTCACTTTGGTGATGCCGTGAAGACAATTGCACTCTATACGGCTCAGTAAACCATATCAGATTGTTTGTTTGGACATAAATTTCATGTTTTGGAATTTGGAAGACACAAGATGGCTGAAGAAGAGGGTGGATTGTAATTCAAATCCTCTTCAAACTGCACTTCTGAATAAAGCCAATACAGAGTACAGGTTGCATTATGCAATTTTACACTCTGTATGTTCCTTCCACTGCAGGGCTATGGAACTCACCTAATGAACCATCTGAAAGAGTACCACATCAAGCACGGCATCTTGTACTTCCTCACATATGCAGATGAGTACGCCATCGGCTACTTCAAGAAACAGGTGGGTCAGACCCCTTTAGCCCTAACCAGTGTGCTCATGCTCCTCCTGTTTTACTTCCTCCTTCACCCTATTCCCTCCCATAAGGAATTGTGGGTAAATGGATGTGCTTTTGTAAAGCTCTTCTTGAGTGTCTCTGTGGCTGTTAAGAGGGTATGCTGTCACAGACACATAGCCTGATGAgacagacccacattaaaatgtagggtctggggactcgccattcgcagtgctcagtctgaggAGTCTTTCAatttccctctgcacgcaataggatagcactACAACTTATGAGttccatgcgttttcccaccagcggagctagttggctatgacttttgccaactttaaaaaagcttaactcgtgtcacgctattcaccaacagcaacatccaccttctttgttttcaagtatcagggaattcacgccgaaccgtttcaactctgccatcaatcattatgttaagcccgcctaacgactctatacacgatgtgattggccctatcgaagTTCAATTTTTcaagctcgcaagccaacggagagttacTAGACTAGCTTGGGCAGCAAATCAAATTTGCCATTTGGTTGATTTGAACAGGTTTTGTGTGGTTCCATTTGCGTTGCTCTTGCAGGGTTTTTCCAAAGACATCAAAGTGCCCAAGAGCCGTTACCTTGGTTACATCAAGGACTACGAGGGCGCCACCCTCATGGAGTGTGAGCTGAACCCCAGAATCCCCTACACCGAGCTGTCGCACATCatcaagaggcagaaagaggtAACACTTCACCCATggccaaacacactcactcactcacacacacacacacacacacacacatgcgcacacactcgcacacacaccatgccctTAAGCATCAAATGCACATTCATCCTTTTAGTTTGATAATTCCAAAGCACATTCAAACGCTAATATGAAGTAACATTGCCCTGAGCACAAGTTTGTGTTCTAAATTGATATTTTCTTATGGTGCAGTACAGAGCCTGTCAAGGTAATACATTTATGAAAAGGCATGCCTGTCTTCACTAACTCTTAACATTTTGTTTAATGTTTGTTGATCTGCagttctgtgagtgtgtattaatATTGAATCTATGTGTGGTTTGCTTTCTGCTGCAGATCATTAAGAAGCTGATTGAGAGGAAGCAGAGCCAGATTAGAAAGGTGTACCCAGGACTGACCTGCTTCAAGGAGGGGGTGCGGCAGATCCCTGTGGAAAGCATCCCTGGcatcagtatgtgtggctcatgATATTGTCGATACCTTGTCGATTTCATGAATGTGTCTCACAACCAAGACCTGTAAAATAATCTGTTCAAATTCTATGTCTTCATATTTTTTGGCCTTGATATTATTTCAGTTTTACAGCCACATTTTCTGGAAAGCCATGTGTAGGCATGAATGTCTTGAAAAGTATTCTTCACAGCCCAGACTTTGTTGAATGGAAGACGAgcatgttctcagtatgactgaacCACTAAAGTTTGTACAGCATGCATGTTATTGGTTTTCTATAATGCTGTAGATTTGGGGGATGAAGTACAAAAAGACTGACATTGATAGTATTataaatttgttttgtttttttgtacccatttggtatcaatcattactttaatttttttatatatatatatatatatatatatatatatatatatataaaattgaGGTCTCCACATATAATTGGCATGAAAATCTATGTGGGAGAAGGTCATTTACATTATTTTACTTTACAAAATGCCAATGTTTTAccatacattattattattataatagaTAGATAATTACTATTTTTGCTCTGTTCTGAATCTAGGGCCTTATATAAAATCAATGGGCATGGAGTACAAATTTTTAATGATTAAGTCATattgagaacatgtttgtcctCCATCCTAAAGTCCGACTAGGCTGCTTTTTAAGACATTTAAGGGTGagtaaaataaaatgaattcgttaaaaccaaaatgaaaaacacGGATAACAAGGCCTTTCATCCACATGAAGCTCTTTTTCAGAGTTTTTGGATTGTGATGGGAAGTTTTCCCTTTTCTTTAACACGTTGTCAGATCTCCGATTGGCCATAACTTTGATTGACGTGCTCAGCCTTCAACAGCTGTTTTTGCGTATCTGTGTGGATGGAATTATTTTGCAATACGAAGGAACAATCTCCGTTTTTAAACCTGTACATGTGGACATAGTTATTAAACAACTTTGGAGCAGTAAAATAACTGACttctggaaaaaagagagaattgGGCAAATTAACGTTCTAGGCTATGCTTTCTATTTGAGGACAACACTGACTTCGGATCACAGCAATTGTGTTCTGGCAAGTAAACAAAATGTTTTAATGTTAAGATATAACATCGGAAAACAAAGATTTACATTATTTTCCGTCTTTCCCACTGGTTTCATGTAAATGGCCTAAGTTgcggaaatggccttaaattaaacaaacaaacaaacaaacactgtgTTTGTTGAGCAGGGTTAGGTAGCCTACTAGCactagatgtttgtgtgtgggtgcaccACTGTGTTTGTTGAGCAGGGTTAGGTAGCCTACTAGCactagatgtttgtgtgtgggtgtagacACACAGACTGAACAGTTATTCCGTTAACGTGACAAATAGTGTATAGGCTTTCTAATGCCAGTAGATCTCCCTTTAACGGCCTTGGCCCATGCGTCATGATTGTGCGAGTGTACCAGGAAGGTCTATGATTTTTGCTTTAGGAAACGGATATGAAGAAAAAA from Alosa sapidissima isolate fAloSap1 chromosome 3, fAloSap1.pri, whole genome shotgun sequence carries:
- the kat2a gene encoding histone acetyltransferase KAT2A, with product MAEPASQASMQPRLQQAQSGGTSGSNSTTGSASGNNDPARPGLSQQQWASQKKAQVRAFPRAKKLEKLGVFSACKANDACKCNGWKNPHPPTASRMDVQQQAASLTEPCRSCSHALADHVSHLENVSEEEMNRLLGMVVDVENLFMSVHKEEDTDTKQVYFYLFKLLRKCILQMGKPIVEGSLGSPPFEKPNIEQGVLNFVQYKFSHLPPKERQTMFELSKMFLLCLNYWKLETPSQFRQRAQKDDGSAYKVDYTRWLCYCHVPQSNDSLPRYETTQVFGRSLLKSIFTVTRRQLLEKFRMEKDKLPPEKRTLILTHFPKFLSMLEEEIYGEKSPIWDADFTMPAPEGAQLGHQTVLSPGAVSGSPSFTKNLSSGVSSLGSMGLDSAVSEPITGEKRKLPEALTLEDAKRIRVMGDIPMELVNEVMMTITDPAAMLGPETSLLSANAARDETARLEERRGIIEFHVIGNSLSHKSSKKILMWLVGLQNVFSHQLPRMPKEYITRLVFDPKHKTLALIKDGRVIGGICFRMFPTQGFTEIVFCAVTSNEQVKGYGTHLMNHLKEYHIKHGILYFLTYADEYAIGYFKKQGFSKDIKVPKSRYLGYIKDYEGATLMECELNPRIPYTELSHIIKRQKEIIKKLIERKQSQIRKVYPGLTCFKEGVRQIPVESIPGIRETGWKPAKEKGKELKDPDLLYNMLKNLLAQIKTHPDAWPFMEPVKKSEAPDYYEIIRFPIDLKTMTERLKNRYYVTKKLFIADLQRVITNCREYNPPDSEYCKCANTLEKFFYFKLKEGGLIDK